A genomic window from Silene latifolia isolate original U9 population chromosome 11, ASM4854445v1, whole genome shotgun sequence includes:
- the LOC141614647 gene encoding transcription factor ORG2-like — protein MLAMSPLLFPNLGWEYPMEIGTQQLINMDNWNLDSLVLPNLSTSLVQDNNNNHDYNVQNHGVMKRSESPRNVSSKDHFCGTVLAKKLNHNASERDRRKKINYLYSTLRSLLPTNDHTKKLSIPATVGRVLKYIPGLQKEVDDLIHKKDNLLSKLSLLQGITTSEFNQEQKSQLKVENASKNKHSCSISTSKLGDKEIMIQISSLDNILLPELILKLETDGLRVLDVSSFRTFGGSTFYNLHLWIDGATIVNCDKLNEELPSFIQKQNLMYHAYQ, from the exons ATGTTGGCAATGTCTCCTTTGTTATTCCCTAATTTAGGATGGGAGTACCCTATGGAAATAGGGACACAACAATTGATTAATATGGATAATTGGAATTTGGATTCTCTTGTTCTTCCTAATTTATCAACATCTCTAGTtcaagataataataataatcatgatTATAATGTTCAAAATCATGGAGTTATGAAGAGAAGTGAATCACCAAGGAATGTAAGTTCCAAGGATCATTTTTGTGGAACCGTGTTGGCTAAGAAACTTAATCATAATGCAAGCGAGAGAGATCGTAGAAAGAAGATTAATTACTTGTATTCTACTCTTCGTTCTTTGCTTCCGACTAATGATCATACG AAAAAGCTAAGCATTCCTGCCACAGTAGGTCGGGTTTTGAAGTACATACCGGGCTTACAAAAGGAAGTGGACGATCTAATTCATAAAAAAGACAATCTTTTATCCAAGCTTTCACTATTGCAAGGAATAACAACAAGTGAGTTTAATCAGGAGCAAAAGTCGCAATTAAAAGTAGAAAACGCCTCAAAGAACAAACATTCATGCTCAATTTCGACAAGTAAATTAGGAGATAAAGAAATTAtgatccaaatatcaagtttagACAACATATTGTTGCCTGAATTGATTCTTAAGCTTGAGACGGATGGCCTTCGAGTCCTCGATGTTTCATCTTTCCGAACCTTTGGAGGAAGCACTTTCTATAATTTACATTTATGG ATTGATGGAGCCACTATTGTGAATTGCGACAAGTTGAATGAAGAGTTACCATCTTTTATTCAAAAACAGAACTTGATGTACCATGCATACCAATAG